DNA from Planctomycetota bacterium:
GCGGTTGAAATCCACCACGTCGTTGCAGTACAGGCGGACGCGGAGCCCCTCATGCCGGAGGCTGACGCTCGTGACCAGCGTCTCCTTCAGATACCGCAGAGATTTCTTCCACCCCTCGTCGCTCGTCCAGGCCAACTTCCCGTCGGCAAAAACACCGAATCGGCAAGGGCCCCAGCCGGCGTGGTTTTCCTGGCCGACGTAGGGGTAATAGACGTCGCGGATCTGATAGTCCGAATCGAACGCGATCAGCAGGTTGCCGTTGGAGACGGGAATATCGCGCGGCACGTTGTGGCTCCGCTGGGGGCCCCGCAAACAGGGGAATTATACGGAGCGAACGGGGTCTATGCAACGGGGCGCCGGAAGTGGGCCGGCGGGAGGTCCCGGCGAGGC
Protein-coding regions in this window:
- a CDS encoding glycoside hydrolase family 15 protein, with protein sequence MPRDIPVSNGNLLIAFDSDYQIRDVYYPYVGQENHAGWGPCRFGVFADGKLAWTSDEGWKKSLRYLKETLVTSVSLRHEGLRVRLYCNDVVDFNR